From Blastochloris viridis, one genomic window encodes:
- a CDS encoding methyltransferase domain-containing protein, whose translation MNLLIYLEPLHELDNPFWHEAWLGFADRMATALKRRWPEARAVCVTNRALAYAKPRAPFDIVVLDHTELVPRFGATAAAVAAHWDSGGDDDSNTAMAALLRARLGGFEPGVCVSFSPVPFLRTAFSEAPVLFFEHGMVSRPPFPLTGYLDPFDIVRGSALVRLKDRVRGFQPTAAEAAFVAELRERYFGHIESGNRLAATVASWRKKFPRLMLLAGQFSNFYAFDCYAANKTPLDLVLHALAAAGPSVGVIVTEHPNHPFLNERMVEWLATSHPNFLWSPDFNATTWRAASQWLMAHVDAVATVSSKVGLETLLWRKPLLVLGSSHLDTIADGHDLAELDAVCARPWPAWKDAVLAWHLTRYTMPFDLLFETDLFCDRLELALAQHRSNNLDAAFDVAFVPIDDIRRSYDAAMTAYGVGAGAPAAAKAPESVRRTADVSHSPGSNQAMADAAEQTAETRRLKEEAANLQAQLDALHASTSWRITAPLRALSRRLRLRDLTAGGTGDPIPQSPPRSDCSTGASECREHSAASTHTRHTSADVAAMDQRAALPADFDRASYLRLHPDVAAAGDDPASHYLTHGIHEGRNYKENAPTLTPAHTAIGGRFVQTAPSSQNVLDLFQGEWSSAMPASSGLKSEPGYAALFEHALMTWANEVLGPFGGKTVLELGPLEGGHSYMLHGFGAKVTAVEANAAAFLRCLCVKEIFDLQGVHYLLGDFSKFLAADNRRFDAVIASGVLYHMTNPVELLRSIVKRTNRVLLWTHYYDEDVHSKRPDAHLFQRDKEVDDLLGGYCGARRLYAQEALDWTGFTGGTNTHAIWMEKASILRFFADNGFKTSVNFDHANHPNGAAFAVCAVRP comes from the coding sequence ATGAACCTCCTGATCTATCTCGAGCCGCTGCATGAGCTGGACAATCCGTTCTGGCACGAGGCCTGGCTCGGGTTCGCCGACCGCATGGCCACCGCGCTCAAGCGGCGCTGGCCGGAGGCGCGCGCCGTGTGCGTCACCAACCGGGCGCTGGCGTATGCGAAGCCGCGGGCGCCGTTCGACATCGTCGTGCTCGACCATACCGAACTGGTGCCGCGATTCGGCGCCACCGCGGCGGCGGTGGCCGCCCATTGGGACAGCGGCGGAGACGACGACAGCAACACGGCGATGGCGGCGCTGCTGCGGGCGCGGCTCGGCGGCTTCGAGCCGGGGGTCTGCGTGTCGTTCTCGCCGGTGCCGTTTCTGCGGACGGCATTTTCCGAGGCGCCGGTGCTGTTCTTTGAGCACGGCATGGTGTCGCGGCCGCCGTTTCCGCTGACCGGCTACCTCGATCCGTTTGACATCGTGCGCGGCTCGGCGCTGGTGCGCCTCAAGGATCGGGTGCGCGGCTTTCAGCCGACGGCGGCGGAAGCCGCCTTCGTCGCCGAGCTGCGCGAGCGCTATTTCGGCCATATCGAGAGCGGCAACCGGCTGGCAGCCACGGTCGCATCCTGGCGGAAGAAATTCCCCCGCCTTATGCTGCTCGCCGGGCAGTTCTCAAACTTCTATGCGTTCGATTGCTACGCCGCCAACAAGACCCCGCTCGACCTCGTGCTCCATGCGTTGGCGGCTGCCGGCCCGTCGGTCGGCGTGATTGTCACCGAGCATCCCAACCATCCGTTTCTCAATGAGCGGATGGTGGAGTGGCTTGCGACCTCTCACCCCAATTTTCTCTGGAGCCCGGATTTCAACGCCACCACCTGGCGGGCGGCGTCGCAGTGGCTGATGGCGCACGTCGACGCCGTGGCGACGGTGTCCTCGAAAGTCGGGCTGGAGACGCTGCTGTGGCGCAAGCCGCTGTTGGTGCTGGGCTCCTCGCACCTCGACACCATCGCCGACGGCCACGATCTGGCGGAGCTCGACGCGGTGTGCGCGCGGCCGTGGCCGGCGTGGAAGGACGCCGTTCTGGCCTGGCACCTGACGCGCTACACCATGCCGTTCGATCTGCTGTTCGAGACCGACCTGTTCTGCGACAGGCTGGAGCTGGCGCTGGCGCAACACCGCTCGAACAACCTGGACGCGGCGTTCGACGTGGCGTTCGTCCCGATCGACGACATCCGCCGTTCATACGATGCGGCGATGACGGCCTACGGTGTCGGCGCGGGCGCCCCGGCGGCGGCCAAGGCGCCCGAGTCCGTACGGCGGACAGCAGACGTGAGCCACTCACCCGGGAGCAATCAGGCCATGGCAGATGCAGCGGAGCAGACGGCCGAGACTCGTCGGCTAAAGGAGGAGGCCGCCAACCTGCAGGCCCAGCTCGACGCACTGCACGCCAGCACCAGTTGGCGGATCACCGCGCCGCTGCGCGCGCTGTCCCGGAGGCTTCGGCTGCGGGATTTAACCGCTGGTGGGACCGGCGATCCAATTCCACAGTCACCGCCTCGTTCGGACTGTTCGACCGGAGCCTCCGAGTGTCGGGAGCATTCCGCAGCGAGCACTCATACCCGTCACACGTCTGCGGACGTTGCCGCGATGGATCAACGTGCCGCCCTGCCGGCCGATTTCGACCGCGCCAGCTATCTCCGCCTGCACCCGGACGTCGCTGCTGCCGGCGATGATCCTGCATCGCATTATTTGACGCACGGGATTCATGAGGGCCGGAACTACAAGGAAAATGCTCCGACGCTCACGCCGGCGCATACCGCGATCGGCGGTCGTTTCGTTCAGACCGCTCCGAGCAGCCAGAACGTCCTGGACCTTTTCCAGGGCGAATGGTCATCGGCGATGCCCGCCTCCTCAGGTCTGAAATCCGAACCCGGATATGCCGCCCTGTTTGAACATGCCCTCATGACCTGGGCCAACGAAGTGTTGGGGCCGTTCGGAGGCAAGACGGTTCTGGAATTGGGACCGCTCGAAGGCGGCCACTCCTACATGCTTCATGGCTTCGGCGCGAAGGTCACGGCCGTGGAGGCAAATGCCGCGGCGTTTTTGCGGTGTCTGTGCGTGAAGGAGATCTTCGACCTCCAAGGCGTGCATTATTTGCTCGGCGACTTCTCTAAATTCCTCGCAGCAGATAACCGGAGATTCGATGCCGTCATCGCATCGGGTGTGCTCTATCATATGACAAACCCGGTTGAGTTGCTTAGGTCAATTGTAAAACGAACGAACCGAGTTTTACTCTGGACACACTATTACGATGAAGATGTTCATTCGAAACGGCCGGATGCGCATTTGTTCCAGCGAGACAAGGAAGTCGACGACTTGCTGGGAGGGTACTGCGGTGCGCGCAGGCTTTATGCCCAGGAGGCTCTCGACTGGACGGGCTTCACCGGCGGCACAAATACCCATGCGATCTGGATGGAGAAAGCAAGCATTCTTAGATTTTTCGCCGACAACGGGTTCAAGACCTCGGTTAATTTCGACCACGCAAATCACCCAAACGGCGCCGCGTTTGCCGTCTGCGCGGTGCGCCCCTAA